A window from Ureaplasma parvum serovar 3 str. ATCC 27815 encodes these proteins:
- a CDS encoding nucleoside 2-deoxyribosyltransferase: protein MSKKIKIYLAGPLFTLAEINDRKQQASLIRKTFKDELPNYELDLFNPIEVNDELGANAHKPNIFFYESDIKFIDQTDIAIIDIDNTDDGTMAEMGYFVALQKHVKPTLKIYILNTDWRVHKHRNEVLNKFLDGMILSHCQYFTNFTDLLNHLLIELKK from the coding sequence ATGAGTAAAAAAATCAAAATTTATTTAGCTGGTCCTTTATTCACCTTAGCTGAAATTAATGATCGAAAACAACAAGCTAGTTTAATTAGAAAAACATTTAAAGATGAATTACCAAATTATGAACTTGATCTTTTTAATCCGATCGAAGTTAACGACGAATTAGGTGCTAATGCACATAAACCAAATATCTTTTTTTATGAATCAGATATTAAATTTATTGATCAAACTGATATCGCAATTATAGATATTGATAACACTGATGATGGCACCATGGCTGAAATGGGTTATTTTGTAGCACTTCAAAAACACGTTAAACCAACGTTAAAAATTTATATTTTAAATACTGATTGAAGAGTTCACAAACACCGCAATGAAGTTTTAAACAAGTTTTTAGATGGTATGATATTATCACATTGCCAATATTTTACTAATTTTACAGATTTACTTAATCATTTATTAATAGAATTAAAAAAATAA
- the lysS gene encoding lysine--tRNA ligase, with protein sequence MERKFSDQELIRRTHLQELKNQNKNPFLITKVDRSMFLKDFAEKYKNFSKEELHNMDLEKLTLAGRLIGIRQTFGIIQDFSAKLQIYINKKNVAPEVFSTFKSLDIGDIIELEGVAMKTNSDEITLNVTNIRLVAKSLKVLPEKYHGLVDEEIKARQRYLDLIVNDETKNTFIKRSLIIREMRNWLDNKGFFEVETPVLQDILSGAAARPFITHHNTLNKEYYLRIATEIALKKCIIGGFEKVYEIGRIFRNEGMDSTHNPEFTSVELYIAYVDLWYIMQLTEDLIRHIATKLNLLNPTFRGFSIDLNKPFKKAHMVDLINEYVGVNFFEVKSDEQAIELAKKHHVKLLDHQKNFGHIVNAFFETFVEEKLVEPTFVYGHPLQVSPLTKKNQSDPRFVDRFELFICQKEFANAYSEINDPIDQYERFIAQLEEAKLGNDEASELDMEFIEALEYGMPPTGGLGIGVDRLVMLLTSNDSIRNVLLFPHMKDKTK encoded by the coding sequence ATGGAAAGAAAATTTAGTGATCAAGAATTAATCCGTCGTACACACTTACAAGAATTAAAAAACCAAAATAAAAATCCTTTTTTAATAACAAAAGTTGATAGAAGTATGTTTTTAAAAGACTTTGCTGAAAAATATAAAAATTTTAGCAAAGAAGAATTACATAATATGGATTTAGAGAAATTGACACTTGCTGGTCGTTTAATCGGAATACGTCAAACCTTTGGGATTATTCAAGATTTTTCAGCAAAGTTACAAATTTATATTAATAAAAAAAATGTTGCTCCAGAGGTTTTTTCAACTTTTAAATCATTAGATATTGGTGATATTATTGAATTAGAAGGTGTAGCAATGAAAACTAATAGTGATGAAATTACTTTAAATGTTACAAACATTCGATTAGTTGCTAAAAGTCTAAAAGTTCTCCCTGAAAAGTATCATGGATTGGTTGATGAAGAAATTAAAGCACGTCAACGTTATTTAGATTTAATTGTTAACGATGAGACAAAAAATACTTTTATAAAACGATCTTTAATTATACGTGAAATGCGTAATTGGTTAGATAATAAAGGTTTTTTTGAAGTTGAAACGCCTGTTTTGCAAGATATTTTAAGTGGTGCTGCTGCTCGTCCTTTTATTACACATCATAACACTTTAAATAAAGAATATTATTTAAGAATTGCTACTGAAATTGCTTTAAAAAAGTGTATTATTGGGGGTTTTGAAAAAGTATATGAAATAGGTAGAATTTTTCGAAATGAGGGAATGGATAGTACTCATAATCCTGAATTTACTTCAGTTGAATTATATATTGCATATGTTGATTTATGATATATTATGCAACTAACTGAAGATTTAATTCGTCATATTGCTACTAAATTAAACTTATTAAATCCTACATTTAGAGGTTTTAGTATTGATTTAAATAAACCTTTTAAAAAAGCTCATATGGTTGATTTAATTAATGAATATGTTGGTGTTAATTTTTTTGAAGTTAAAAGCGATGAACAAGCAATTGAATTAGCAAAAAAACACCATGTTAAATTATTAGATCATCAAAAAAACTTTGGTCATATCGTTAATGCTTTTTTTGAAACTTTTGTTGAAGAAAAATTAGTTGAACCAACATTTGTATATGGTCATCCGTTACAAGTTTCTCCACTTACTAAAAAGAATCAGAGTGATCCTCGTTTTGTAGATCGTTTTGAATTATTTATTTGTCAAAAAGAATTTGCTAATGCTTATAGTGAAATTAATGATCCAATTGATCAATATGAACGTTTTATCGCACAGTTAGAAGAAGCTAAATTAGGAAATGACGAAGCAAGTGAATTAGATATGGAATTTATTGAGGCCTTAGAATATGGTATGCCTCCAACAGGTGGTTTGGGAATCGGTGTTGATCGTTTAGTAATGCTGTTAACAAGTAATGATAGTATTCGTAATGTTTTATTATTTCCTCACATGAAAGATAAAACAAAATAA